The sequence GAGCGTCTGAACGCGTCGGCGCCGAGGTTCTGGAGCGCGAGTTCGTCGAGGGCGCCAGCGTCGAGGCTCATCAGGGCGCGCGCGGCGCAGCGTCGGGTTCCGCGCGCTCGACCTGGGGAACGCCGAGCTCAGCGGCCGGATCGAGGGCAGAGACCTTGAGGGCCCTCGACGGTCATGGCGATCTCGCTCCGGGATGGGTCATGGCTCGACCGCGCTCGATCGGCTCAGGTCGGGCCCGAACGGCGCTCATGTGGGCCTCTCGATCACCTATCCGCGCCGACCCCTCCGTTTTCCATCACGGAACGCGCGCGCGCCGGAGACAGTCACGGGCATGAAGCGCTCGTCGTTGTTCGTGCAGGCTGCCCTCGTCGTCCTCGCGTGCGCCTGCGGTGACGGAGGCGATGCCGGAGGACAGGGCGGCCAGGGTGGCCAGGCGAGCGGAGGTTCGTCCACCGGCACGACGGGCGCCGGCGCAGGCCCGTCCACCGGCACGACGGGCGCCGGCGCAGGCCCGTCCGCCAGCACGACGGGCGCCGGCGGAGGTCTCGGCCCTCACGTCCCTGAGCCGAGCACGCCGACGCGCGGCGGGACGATGACGTTCACGAACATCGGCGCGCCCGGCTGGTGGCCCCGCCGCATCGACCGCGAGCCCGGCGATCCGGCGTGCGACTACAAGGACGGCGACGACACCTGGGGCGGGCACTGCTGCATGACAGAGCACCACGCGACGAGCGACAAGCTCGCCCCGTTCGATGAAGAGATGACCCTCATCATGAAGGCCATCCGCGTGAAGCAGCTCGCCGTCTACCAGCCCGGCAGCGACCCGGCCGCCTGGCAGATGATCTCGTCGTGGGACGCGAAGGACGGCGTTGGCTCCAACCTGCTCGTCACGGAAGGGCAGGCCACGTCCGCCGACTTCACGGGCGACCTCACGAAGAAGGACTGCGTCACGTACTTCACGCAGGACAAGCCCTTCGCGTGCGGTGACGGCAAGGACTACTACTGTCCCGACGATCCGGGCATCATGCACCTCGGCTGGGCGGGCTCGAAGCTCATCGTCTTCCTGGCGTCGATGACGTTCGACGACGCGGGCGTCGAGAAATGCGACGGCGGTGGGCAGGGCCACCCCGGCCCGTGGGTCGCGTTCGTGGCGTCCGAGCTCATTCGCGACGGCGGCCGCAAGTGGAACGGGCTCTGCAACTGCTACTCGAAGACGGGCACGGTCGGCGACGGCTGCGGCGAGATCAACGTGTTCGAGGTCGTGATGGACAACAACGAGTACAGCAATCGCGAGTTCATGAGCACCGGTGTCCGCTCGTACCAGGAGGGGCACATCGGCGGCAGCGTCTGCGGGAGCGGCTGTGATCGCGACGAGTTCGCCGAGGACGTCGAGGTCGTGGATGCGTGCGCGCAGAAGGCCTACGACGAGGGGCCCGTCATCGAGGCCGGCGGGGCCTCGGACGGCTGCCCGACGTGGCGCCGGCCCATCGGCGATCGCTACTTCATGATCCTGCTCGATGAGGCGCAGCGCACGATCCAGGTCGCGGTGATTCACCCCGAGAGGATCCCCTCCGCCGCGGCCGAGATGCTCCCCGATCTGCCGGGCGGGCTCTCACGCGGCTCGATCGACGCCATGCTCTCGATGCGCCTGCCGGAGTGACCCCCATGAAACCGAGGAACACCATGCACAATTTCCGTCAGCTTCCGGTGCGGTGGGTCTTCATCGCCGCGCTCGCGTCCTTCGCCGGCGTGCCGGCGTGCTCTGGCAGCGACGACGAGACACAGGCGTCGTCGGGGTCAAACGGCGCCGGCGTGGGCAGCGCGAGCGGCAGCGGTGGAGCAAGCTCGAGCGGCGCCGGCGTGGGCAGCTCGGGCGGCAGCGGCGGAGCAAGCTCGAGCGGCGCCGGCGCCGGCGCGGGCAGCGCGAGCAGCAGCGGCGCGGGCAGCTCGAGCGGCAGCGGCGGCGCTCAGCCGACGGGCTGCAAGCGCGGCCTCGCGTATGGCTATCACTCGAAGGCCGACATGGATGTCCTCTCCCCGGCGGTGTCCTGGTGGTACAACTGGACCCATGTGCCGGACGAGGGTGTCCGGCCCGATTATTACAGGACGCTCGGCGTCGAGTACGTACCGATGGTGTGGGGCGGGGGCAACCTCGACAGCGCCGCCGCCGGCCGCATCGCCTCCGAGATCCCCGAGGGGGCGAGGTTCCTGCTCGGGTTCAACGAGCCGAACTTCGGGGCTCAGGCCGATCTTTCCGCGGCCGAAGCCGCGGCGCTCTGGCCGCACGTCGAAGCGGTGGCCGACGCGCGCGGCCTCGCGCTCGTGTCGCCGGCCGTGAACTTCTGCGGCGGCGATTGCCAGGAGACCGATCCGTTCAAGTACCTGGACGACTTCTTCGCCGCGTGCAGCGGGTGCCGGGTCGATTACATCGGCATCCACATCTACACCGGCTGCAAGGGAGAAGGCGACAATCAGGCCCAGTGGCTCATCAACCACGTCGAGACGTACAAGTCGCGGTTCGACAAGCCCCTCTGGCTCACGGAGTTCGCGTGCGACAGCGCGGGCTCCCTCGCCGAGCAGAAGGAGTTCCTCGTCGACGCGCTGGCGTACCTCGAGAACGAGCCTCGGATCGCGAAGTACGCGTGGTTCTCGGGCCGCGCCGACAACGTGCGGCACGCGAGCCTGCTCGGCGACGACGGCGAGCTCAACGAGCTCGGTCAGGCCTACGTCAGCGCGCCGCAGCGCGCGTGCGGAGCCTCGACGAATCGAGAGTGACGCGGCGGGCAGGCCGCGGCCGCTGCGTCGGTGGCGATTTCCCGCAGCCGTTGTGGTTGCCGATGGGCAGCTTGCCGCTGGCTGCACGCGTGCGCGGTGCCCACCTCTCTTGACGCGATGCTCCGGAGGAGGCTTGTCTGCCATCGGCGCGTGGCTGATCGCTGGCGCGCCGTTTGGAATTGACATCCGATTTGTGAACGTTCACATTCGGCCCACGACCTCACCGGGGAGGGCGACGAGGGCGGCCGCGGGGGCTTGATCCCAGAGCCTCTGACGCGCCGATCGGCTGGCGCGTCAGAGCGTCTGAACCGGCTCCATCGTTGGCTGGGTGCTGCCAAACGTGAAACAACCCGCGTATTTATGAAATTTCTTACGCACTTCAGCTCGAGTGACGAGCGCCGTGCACGGTGCGTTCGCCCCCGCTGCCTGGTGGCGGCGGTCATCGTGCTCCTCGGCGCCGGGGCTGCGGGATGCGGCACGGACGGCGCGGACGGCGCCCTCAGCAGTAGCAGCAGCAGCAGCAGCAGTGGCGGCGGCGGCGGTAGTGGTGGTGGTGGTGGTGGCGGCGCCGGGGCGCCGGGGGGCGGCGACGGCGTCGGTGGTCCCGCGGGTTCAGACGGGGGCGCCGGGGGGGAAGGCGGCGCCGGCGATGGCGGCGCGCCCGCCGAGCAGCAGGTCACCGTCCCGGTGGGCGCTGGGCTTCTGCGGCTCGAGGCCTGCGCGCCGAACATCGTGCGGGTGGCCTTCTCCCCCACGGGCGACACCGCCTTCTTCTCGCGGTCCACCCCGGCGACGGGCCCGCGCCGCTGCGAGAAGACCGCCGTCGAGGTGACGTCGACCGCGGTCGAAACCGTCCTCTCCACCAGCGCCCTCTCGGCCCGTGTCGACAAGGCGACCGGCGCGGTGTCGTTCACCGATCCCTCGAACGCGTCGCTGCTGGCAGAGGTGCCGAACGGGCGCGCGGTGACGACCGCGACCGTGCAAGGGCAGGCGACCCACAACGTGCACCAGAGGTGGACGCCGGCGGCGGACGAGTCCCTCCACGGCCTTGGCCAGCACCAGCAGGGGCTCGTGGACATCAAGGGCTACGACCTCGACTTCCACCAGTACAACACCGAGGTGTTCATCCCCTTCCTGGTGTCGAGCCGCGGTTGGGGGATCCTCTGGGACAACACCTCGTTCACGCGCTTCGGCGACCTCGACCGCGCCCAGCACGTTCCGGGCGTGGCCTACGCCGATCACGACGACCTGCTCGCCGCCGCCGCCAGCAAGAGCGCCGACATCACCACGACCGTGCAGGCGACGACGGCGGGCGATTACCTGTTCTACACGTATTCATCGGGGGCGATCCGCCTCGACGTCGATGGCCAGCGGGTGATCGACCATTGGCGTCAGGGGTGGCTGCCGTCGACGGACGTGGCGCGCGTGCACCTCGACGCCGGTCAGAAAGTCACCGTGCACCTGCAGTGGACCGCGGACATCGACGTCGGCATCGCCAGCCTGCTCTGGAAGCCGCCGCCCGCGTCGCGCGACATCTCGCTCTGGTCGGAGGTCGGCGACGGCATCGATTACACCTTCGTCTACGGCCCCGAGCTCGACGGCGTGATCGCCGGCTACCGCACGCTGACGGGGCCGGCGGCGCTCTTGCCCAAGTGGGCCTTCGGGTTCTGGCAGTCGTGCGATCGCTATCAGTCGCAGCAAGAGAGCCTGGACGTCCTCCAGCAGTACCGGTCCCGGCACATCCCCATCGATGTGATCGTGCAGGACTGGCAGTACTGGCCGGACGGCACCTGGGGGTCGCACCAGTTCGACCGGACGCGCTTCCCCGATCCCGCCGCCTGGACAGCCGCGATTCACGATCAGCACCACGCCCACCTGCTGATCTCCGCGTGGCCCAAGTTCGTGACCGGCACGGCGAACTACGCCGAGCTCGACGGCATGGGGGCGCTCTACAAGCGGAACATCGCCGACGGCAAGCGCGACTTCCAGGGGAACGTCTTCACCTACTACGACGCCTTCAGCGCGGAGGCGCGCGCCGCCTATTGGTCCCAGGTGAACGACGCCCTGTTCTCGAAGGGGGTCGACGGCTGGTGGGCCGACGGCTCCGAGCCTGACATCGACGAAGACGTCGAGGGCAAGACCAGCCCGGCCACCCACCTCGCGAGCGCCCAGAGCCGCATGACCCCGACGGCGCTCGGTCAGGGCGCGGCTGTGCTGAACGCCTATTCGCTGATGCACAGCCAGGGGATCTACGAGGGGCAGCGCGCGGCTGCCCCCGACAAGCGCCCGCTGATCCTCACCCGCAGCGCCTTCGCGGGGCAGCAGCGCTATGGTGCGGTCGTCTGGTCGGGGGACATCACCTCTACCTGGACGGCGATGCGCAAGCAGATCGCGGCCGGGCTCGGGATCTCGATCTCGGGCCTTCCCTACTGGACCATGGACGCGGGCGGCTACGCCCCGCCGGCGCGCTTCACCGCCGGCACGCCGGCGGCCGCCGATCTCGCCGAGTGGCGCGAGCTGAACGCGCGCTGGTTCGAGATGGCGACCTTCGCGCCGATCCTGCGGGTCCACGGCCAGGCGCCCCTCATCTCCGGCACTCAGCGGGCCGCCCGGCGCGAGATCTACAGCATGGGCGCCGACACCAACGCGCCGGCGTACCTCGCGGAGCTCAAGTTCGATCGCCTTCGCTACCGGCTCTTGCCGTACGTCTACGCGCTCGCCGGCATGGCGACCCAGCGGGGGGGGACGATCATGCGCCCGCTGGTGATGGACTTTCGTGCCGACACGCGGGCGCGCGCGATCGCCGATCAGTACATGTTCGGGCCGGCCTTGCTCGTGTCACCGGTGACCACCTACCGCGCCACCAGCCGGTCCGTGTACCTGCCGCAGGCGCCGGCCTGGTACGACTTCTGGACGGGCACGCGTCACGCAGGAGGCACGACGATCGCCGCCGCCCCCGCGCCCATCGACGCCATCCCCGTCTACGCGCGCGCGGGCTCGATCGTCCCCATCGGACCGGCCCAGGAATACGTCGATCAGCAGGCGGCCGATCCCATCACGTTGCTGGTCTATGGCGGCGCTGGCGGCACCTTCACGCTGTACGAGGACCAGGGGACGAGCACCGATTACGAGCGTGGTGCATTCTCGCTCATCCAGCTGACCTGGGACGACGCGGCGCGAGCGTTGACCATCGGGGCGCGCCAGGGCGCGTGGGAGGGCATGCCGGCGAAGCGAACGTTCCAGGTGGTGCTCGTCACCGATGGCAAGGCGGTCGGCTTCTCGACGACGGACACGCCCACGCCCGATTCCACCGTGACGTACGACGGGAAGGCGGTCACCGTTCGTTTATGAGCCGCTGGCAAGCGCGGAGTCGCCGCTTCCACGATCGAGGGGAGGGGATGCACAACAACTTCGATTGTGCAGACTCGATCCCTGCGACGCCCCCTGGCGCTGCCTTGGCAATGAGCCATCACGACGCTCGCGGTCCCACCCTTTCGCTCTGCCGCGCTACACTTCCTCGCGCAGCGATCGGCTTCTTTTACCTGCGCGCTCGCGGCCGGTATGGTGATGCGCCTATTTTGAGCTGTCGCTTCATAAATGAATCGGCGCGCCACAATCCATTGCTGGTCGAGAGGCCATGAGCTAGTGTCGAGTCTTAGTCGCGCCCTTCGCGCGCGCGGAGTTACCGATGACAAGTGCCCGTTGCTCCTCCCTGGTCCTCGCCCTGTTCTCACTCTCGGGTGTTGCTTGTTCGTCGAGCAGCACCCCTCCGTCGGAAGAACCGGGGGTCGCAGGCGCGGGCGGCCAAGCGCAGGCGGGCGCCGGTGGTAACGCCGTGAGCGCGGGCAGCACCTCGGGCGGTGGCCAGCCCGGCTCCGCGGGCGCGGGTGGCTCCGATTCCGGCGGTACCAGCGGCGGCGCGGGCGGCAGCGCGAGTGGCGCGGGCGTGGGGGGAGCGAGCGGAGGTGGCGGTCAAGCCGGCGGCAGCGCAGGCGGCGCGACAGGGACGGACGCGGTCAAGAGCGCTGGCTGCGGCAAAGCGAATACTCTGCAAAACGGCACGATCGACATCTCGTTCGGCGGCGCCTCTCGCAAGTACATCCTTCGCGTGCCGAGCGATTACGACAAGGACACGCCGTATCGGCTCGTGTTCGCCTTCGCGGAGTCCGGCTCTTCCGCCATGTCGGTGGCGAA is a genomic window of Sorangium aterium containing:
- a CDS encoding DUF2403 domain-containing lipoprotein, whose amino-acid sequence is MKRSSLFVQAALVVLACACGDGGDAGGQGGQGGQASGGSSTGTTGAGAGPSTGTTGAGAGPSASTTGAGGGLGPHVPEPSTPTRGGTMTFTNIGAPGWWPRRIDREPGDPACDYKDGDDTWGGHCCMTEHHATSDKLAPFDEEMTLIMKAIRVKQLAVYQPGSDPAAWQMISSWDAKDGVGSNLLVTEGQATSADFTGDLTKKDCVTYFTQDKPFACGDGKDYYCPDDPGIMHLGWAGSKLIVFLASMTFDDAGVEKCDGGGQGHPGPWVAFVASELIRDGGRKWNGLCNCYSKTGTVGDGCGEINVFEVVMDNNEYSNREFMSTGVRSYQEGHIGGSVCGSGCDRDEFAEDVEVVDACAQKAYDEGPVIEAGGASDGCPTWRRPIGDRYFMILLDEAQRTIQVAVIHPERIPSAAAEMLPDLPGGLSRGSIDAMLSMRLPE
- a CDS encoding glycoside hydrolase family protein; amino-acid sequence: MHNFRQLPVRWVFIAALASFAGVPACSGSDDETQASSGSNGAGVGSASGSGGASSSGAGVGSSGGSGGASSSGAGAGAGSASSSGAGSSSGSGGAQPTGCKRGLAYGYHSKADMDVLSPAVSWWYNWTHVPDEGVRPDYYRTLGVEYVPMVWGGGNLDSAAAGRIASEIPEGARFLLGFNEPNFGAQADLSAAEAAALWPHVEAVADARGLALVSPAVNFCGGDCQETDPFKYLDDFFAACSGCRVDYIGIHIYTGCKGEGDNQAQWLINHVETYKSRFDKPLWLTEFACDSAGSLAEQKEFLVDALAYLENEPRIAKYAWFSGRADNVRHASLLGDDGELNELGQAYVSAPQRACGASTNRE
- a CDS encoding TIM-barrel domain-containing protein; amino-acid sequence: MKFLTHFSSSDERRARCVRPRCLVAAVIVLLGAGAAGCGTDGADGALSSSSSSSSSGGGGGSGGGGGGGAGAPGGGDGVGGPAGSDGGAGGEGGAGDGGAPAEQQVTVPVGAGLLRLEACAPNIVRVAFSPTGDTAFFSRSTPATGPRRCEKTAVEVTSTAVETVLSTSALSARVDKATGAVSFTDPSNASLLAEVPNGRAVTTATVQGQATHNVHQRWTPAADESLHGLGQHQQGLVDIKGYDLDFHQYNTEVFIPFLVSSRGWGILWDNTSFTRFGDLDRAQHVPGVAYADHDDLLAAAASKSADITTTVQATTAGDYLFYTYSSGAIRLDVDGQRVIDHWRQGWLPSTDVARVHLDAGQKVTVHLQWTADIDVGIASLLWKPPPASRDISLWSEVGDGIDYTFVYGPELDGVIAGYRTLTGPAALLPKWAFGFWQSCDRYQSQQESLDVLQQYRSRHIPIDVIVQDWQYWPDGTWGSHQFDRTRFPDPAAWTAAIHDQHHAHLLISAWPKFVTGTANYAELDGMGALYKRNIADGKRDFQGNVFTYYDAFSAEARAAYWSQVNDALFSKGVDGWWADGSEPDIDEDVEGKTSPATHLASAQSRMTPTALGQGAAVLNAYSLMHSQGIYEGQRAAAPDKRPLILTRSAFAGQQRYGAVVWSGDITSTWTAMRKQIAAGLGISISGLPYWTMDAGGYAPPARFTAGTPAAADLAEWRELNARWFEMATFAPILRVHGQAPLISGTQRAARREIYSMGADTNAPAYLAELKFDRLRYRLLPYVYALAGMATQRGGTIMRPLVMDFRADTRARAIADQYMFGPALLVSPVTTYRATSRSVYLPQAPAWYDFWTGTRHAGGTTIAAAPAPIDAIPVYARAGSIVPIGPAQEYVDQQAADPITLLVYGGAGGTFTLYEDQGTSTDYERGAFSLIQLTWDDAARALTIGARQGAWEGMPAKRTFQVVLVTDGKAVGFSTTDTPTPDSTVTYDGKAVTVRL